A DNA window from bacterium contains the following coding sequences:
- a CDS encoding OprO/OprP family phosphate-selective porin, whose product MTRMSAFARRARRPVLVAATLLMAAGASYAADLGQVEIHGFLSQGFLKSNENNYLARSSKGSFDFTEMGINFSSSPTPKLRIGVQLFSRTLGDLGEHKVDLDWAFADYRFDDRFGVRVGRFKTPYGFYNEIADIDSLRTTVLLPFGVYDIRFRDMMVAVTGAEAYGTLKLGPAGSLDYEVYRGNTQLGTDSSVSKVFNDKGVFVVRKWNVDRLEGGELIWNAPLSGLRFAATLARASFTMDGDTTPQAAALLHLPPTLQMSSNNQQFVVYSGEYVNDKFSLRAEQSRWRARWDSDVLPTQFLDRRSWYGQGTYRFSRLVEASAMRSVFEDRDAGKDQKEWVGSLRFDINDNWIAKVEYHDVRGTAGLLNADNGTATLVPQLQPVLADKWRLLAVKLSFIF is encoded by the coding sequence ATGACCCGAATGTCCGCTTTCGCGCGCCGCGCGCGGCGCCCCGTCCTCGTCGCCGCGACGCTCCTGATGGCCGCCGGCGCCTCCTACGCCGCCGATCTCGGCCAGGTCGAGATCCACGGCTTTCTCAGCCAAGGGTTCCTGAAGTCGAACGAGAACAACTATCTCGCCCGCTCCAGCAAGGGGAGCTTCGACTTCACCGAGATGGGGATCAACTTCTCCAGCAGCCCGACGCCGAAGCTGCGGATCGGCGTGCAGCTCTTCTCCCGCACGCTCGGCGACCTCGGCGAGCACAAAGTGGATCTCGACTGGGCGTTCGCCGACTACCGCTTCGACGACCGGTTCGGCGTCCGCGTCGGCCGGTTCAAGACCCCGTACGGGTTCTACAACGAGATCGCCGACATCGACTCGCTGCGCACGACGGTGTTGCTGCCGTTCGGCGTCTACGACATCCGCTTCCGCGACATGATGGTCGCGGTGACCGGCGCGGAGGCGTACGGCACGCTGAAGCTCGGCCCCGCCGGCAGCCTCGACTACGAGGTCTACCGCGGCAACACGCAGCTCGGAACGGACAGCTCGGTCTCCAAGGTCTTCAACGACAAGGGCGTCTTCGTCGTGCGGAAGTGGAACGTGGACCGCCTCGAAGGGGGAGAGCTGATCTGGAACGCGCCGCTCTCCGGCCTCCGCTTCGCGGCCACGCTCGCCCGCGCCTCGTTCACCATGGACGGCGACACGACGCCGCAGGCGGCCGCGCTGCTCCACCTGCCGCCGACGCTGCAGATGTCTTCGAACAACCAGCAGTTCGTCGTCTACTCCGGCGAGTACGTCAACGACAAGTTCTCGCTGCGCGCCGAGCAGTCCCGCTGGCGCGCCCGGTGGGACAGCGACGTCCTGCCGACGCAGTTCCTCGACCGGCGCTCGTGGTACGGGCAGGGAACCTACCGCTTCTCGCGGCTCGTCGAGGCCAGCGCGATGCGCTCGGTCTTCGAGGACCGGGACGCCGGCAAGGACCAGAAGGAATGGGTCGGTTCGCTCCGCTTCGACATCAACGACAACTGGATCGCCAAGGTCGAGTACCACGACGTCCGCGGGACCGCCGGCCTGCTGAACGCGGACAACGGGACGGCGACGCTCGTCCCCCAGCTCCAGCCCGTCCTCGCCGACAAGTGGCGGCTCCTCGCCGTCAAGCTGTCCTTCATCTTCTGA